The genomic window ATCCATCCTGAAAAAGGATCGATCTCGGGATTCTCAGGTATAGGGGTATTCCATGGTGATGAACGGCTGAATGCCTTAAAGTTCGCCGGCAGAGACATACCAAGGTAACCATCGTTGCCGGAAGATGTACTAACTCCTAAAAAGCAAAATAGACTGAGACAGGTAAAGATGACTATATATCTCTTATTTGTGAAATTAAAGTTCATTCGATCATTTGCCATTTATTCTTACGGAAGTCCACTTTACAAATTGCTTACCCGTTATAAAATCCATAAGTCCGAGTAACGTTCCATAGTTTCCGATACAGAAATAATATGCCAATGCTGCAATCCTTGCGGCACCTCCAAAGGCAGAGGCCTTCTGAAACAAGGTCCCGTAGAACAGAGCAGAGAGATAAAAGGCGACCTGCAAAAGGAACATGGCCTTATACCAGGGACTGTAGAATGATAAATACAGGTTGCTCGTAAACATCATGATAAGACAGACGGGAAGCAGTCTCCGTATGACGTTCCTGTTTAAAAGATTTATGGAAAAAATGCCGAACTTGAAGGGATTGAGCAATTCTCTCATCAAACAGATACTCCTCAGACTCCCGTTCACTATCCTCCGACGTCTTCCGACTTCATGAGCAGGACCAATGGATCGTGCCTGAGTAAACGACCTGGCATCCGGCACAAAAATAAACCTGTAATTCTGCTTTACAACGGACAGGCAGTTATACAGGTCATCCGTTACGGCAGGCGGAAGGGGGTTAAACAGCTCTCTTCTGATGGCGTAAAGGGTCCCTGTATTCGAAGATATACTTCCCGCTTGACTCTCCAGTATCCTGATAGTCCGATCAAACCTCCAGTAGTCGCTTTGCGCCTCGGAAAACCTAGTTTTATCTTTTACAATTACAAGTTCTCCACATACCCCCCCGATATCAGGATCGGCAAAATACTTGACGAGATTCTTTATCCCATCCTTATCAATCATTGCACCTGCATCTGAGAAGACTATAATTTCTCCGTTACAATGCTGAACAGCACTGTTAATACCACTGTTCTTCCCCTCATGAACAGGGTTGGACAAAAGCCTGATCTCTCCGTTACCAAGATTTTTTATTTTGCTTTCCGTATCATCGGTTGAACCATCGGAAAATATGACAAACTCAAAACGTTCCGAAGGATAATCCAGGGAAAGAGAGTTCTTGATCTTATCAAGAATCAGGTTCTGGGCATTATGGACGACCGTTATAAGGCTTACCGGGGGATAGATAGAGGATGTTTTTACGGTTTTCTTGCCTTTTATTAAAACTGCAAGCAGGGACAACAGGGGATTAAGTAGGAAAACAAGGATAACTCCTGCAGCGGAGAGGATGAATACCAGGACAGCAATCTCAAAGGGCACCGGAATATTGATCTCCTTCGGCCTTCTTCCGGGAAAGATTCAGGGCAACCTGGGATAAGCCGAGCGAGAGCCAAAAATACTTGTGGTATGTACCACTGAAGACCAGAAAGTATAAAACTATTGAGATATAGGACAAACTGTACGCACCAACAAGTGATGCAATATCCTCTCTCCCGTCAGCCCGGAAACGTTGCTGTGCCAAATGAAAGTTTCTGAGCCCGGTCCATATTATTATCAGAAAAATTGACAGTCCTAACAGACCTGTGCCTACTACTACCTCAAGGTATGAGTTGTGAGCATCCATAAGGTAAGTATTTACAATATCCGCGTAATGAGCGGCATATTCGGAACGGCTGTAAAGCTGAGCAAAGGTCCCCGGCCCTGATCCGATTATGGGGTCCTCTTTAAAGATTCGCCATCCTACAATCAGGTATGAGGTGCGCGCCCCGATAGATCTGTCCATGGTATCAGTAACGGTTTTCTGAAATTTCCAGTATCCGCTTGGCATAAAGGCAATAGTCGCCAGCAGGGCGATTAAGGCCGCTGAGGTAACAAACCCCAGGTATCTTGGCCTGAAACGCCGCAAATTCCAAAACAGGAGGATGAGTAAAACAAGCGACAGCAAAATAGCACCTGACCGGGAATAAGTTAGTATTATTGCAACCACATTCATTATAAAAGCTGCTAAAACAGAAAGCTTCACCATAGTACGGCGTGATGAAAAAAACCAGTGGGACAAAAGGGGCAGGGTAAAGATAACCATCATGGCAAAGACATTGGGATTCCTCGATGTTCCAATCCCCCTTTTAAGGGTCTTTAACGCAAGACCGTATGTAAATAACGGGATATCAAATATGTAACCAATGATAAGAAGGAAAGACCCGATTGACACACTAACTATAAGAATTACAGGTAGTGTCTTATAAAAGCCCCTTTCCGTAATAAGGATAAGGCTTAAAGCAAAAAAGAAATAGGGGATAATAATAGTCTGAAGTTCAAGCAGAGAGCTGTAGAAATTCCTGGACATCAAGGTCGATATAATATTGACCACAAAGAAGAGTATCAGCCACTTCCAGAGAACGGAACGCATCTCCTCGATC from bacterium BMS3Abin08 includes these protein-coding regions:
- the icaA gene encoding poly-beta-1,6-N-acetyl-D-glucosamine synthase, producing the protein MPFEIAVLVFILSAAGVILVFLLNPLLSLLAVLIKGKKTVKTSSIYPPVSLITVVHNAQNLILDKIKNSLSLDYPSERFEFVIFSDGSTDDTESKIKNLGNGEIRLLSNPVHEGKNSGINSAVQHCNGEIIVFSDAGAMIDKDGIKNLVKYFADPDIGGVCGELVIVKDKTRFSEAQSDYWRFDRTIRILESQAGSISSNTGTLYAIRRELFNPLPPAVTDDLYNCLSVVKQNYRFIFVPDARSFTQARSIGPAHEVGRRRRIVNGSLRSICLMRELLNPFKFGIFSINLLNRNVIRRLLPVCLIMMFTSNLYLSFYSPWYKAMFLLQVAFYLSALFYGTLFQKASAFGGAARIAALAYYFCIGNYGTLLGLMDFITGKQFVKWTSVRINGK
- a CDS encoding O-Antigen ligase, whose amino-acid sequence is MKEHYKSIASRSAYALFVLLIVGTSVALLATPYYKFAVLPGVLLLLMLLLGRYPQAGFYLIVFLIPFDAYRALSPSYQYLTISKLVGIWIIIVVLFNFIFNKRQIEEMRSVLWKWLILFFVVNIISTLMSRNFYSSLLELQTIIIPYFFFALSLILITERGFYKTLPVILIVSVSIGSFLLIIGYIFDIPLFTYGLALKTLKRGIGTSRNPNVFAMMVIFTLPLLSHWFFSSRRTMVKLSVLAAFIMNVVAIILTYSRSGAILLSLVLLILLFWNLRRFRPRYLGFVTSAALIALLATIAFMPSGYWKFQKTVTDTMDRSIGARTSYLIVGWRIFKEDPIIGSGPGTFAQLYSRSEYAAHYADIVNTYLMDAHNSYLEVVVGTGLLGLSIFLIIIWTGLRNFHLAQQRFRADGREDIASLVGAYSLSYISIVLYFLVFSGTYHKYFWLSLGLSQVALNLSRKKAEGDQYSGAL